From a region of the Lactuca sativa cultivar Salinas chromosome 4, Lsat_Salinas_v11, whole genome shotgun sequence genome:
- the LOC111885667 gene encoding 50S ribosomal protein L22, chloroplastic produces MVGWHRHVHSLFQKVGKRVESSYHTYANFSISPLKLSQIQGVPPHMQLLRVPPSINVSRPLYHYFHQLGFTSTRRLLSSEATPGPSPLTPTLAIGSGKAEPEKAVSKPSKVQAVLKDIKQSPKKVNLVAALVRGMRVEDALLQLQLTVKRASKTVYQVIHSARANATHNHAFDADRLIVAEAFVGKGFFKKRVSYHAKGRSGVRVRPECRLTVVLREITPEEEAEIARLKVHNFTKLTKRERRLVPHKLIETTPIWNRKGNPRNHQEQPPAMAA; encoded by the exons ATGGTGGGCTGGCATCGACATGTGCATTCTTTGTTCCAAAAGGTTGGGAAAAGAGTGGAAAGCAGCTATCACACCTATGCAAACTTTTCCATTTCTCCATTGAAGTTATCTCAAATTCAAG gtgTGCCACCTCATATGCAGCTCCTTCGAGTTCCACCTTCAATAAACGTGTCAAGACCTTTATATCACTATTTCCACCAGTTG GGATTTACTAGTACAAGAAGATTACTTTCATCTGAAGCAACCCCGGGTCCTTCTCCTCTAACACCAACATTGGCTATAGGCAGTGGGAAAGCTGAACCTGAGAAAGCTGTTTCCAAACCTTCAAAAGTCCAAGCAGTTCTCAAAGACATAAAACAG AGCCCAAAGAAGGTGAACTTGGTTGCTGCATTGGTTCGTGGGATGCGTGTTGAGGATGCTCTATTACAGTTACAGTTGACAGTAAAACGTGCTTCAAAAACTGTCTACCAG GTGATCCACTCAGCCAGAGCTAATGCCACACACAATCATGCATTCGATGCAGATCGCCTTATCGttg CGGAAGCATTTGTTGGGAAGGGATTTTTCAAGAAAAGGGTGTCATATCATGCGAAAGGTAGAAGTGGAGTAAGAGTGAGACCCGAGTGTAGACTAACAGTTGTTCTAAGGGAAATAACCCCTGAAGAAGAAGCCGAAATTGCCAGGCTAAAAGTCCACAATTTCACAAAACTCACCAAGCGAGAGAGGCGCCTCGTGCCACATAAGCTTATTGAGACAACCCCCATCTGGAATCGCAAAGGTAACCCTAGAAATCACCAAGAACAACCTCCTGCCATGGCTGCATGA